The segment GTCCGAGCCCTCGGGCACCTCCTGCGCCACCCGGTGGGCCTTGTAGGAGGGGATGAGGTCCACCCGCCACTGGGGCCGCCAGTCGGCGTCCATGCAGGCGACCAGATCGTCGGGGGAGTGGTCGGCGACCAGCCGCGCGATGAAGTCGAGAAGCCCGCGCACGGCGTTCACGGGGGTGCCGTCGGGGGCCCGGACCGAATCGGGCACGCCGAAGTACGCACGGAAGTAGAGGCTGGCCGTGTCCAGGAGCATCAGGCGTCGCGTCGTCACCTTCCCGATGATGCCGTACATCACTGACAGCGGCGAAAACCACATGACGCCCCATCCGTGAATCCTTAGAGTTTGCGGTGTGAACGCACCTCCCGGTGCGAAGACGACGGTTACTTCGGTTGATTTAGGTTCGATTCCTGAAAGCCGTTCCGTTCACGCGGAATGGTCGTACCGTCGCCGGCTCTGACCTCGGGAGGCGCGTGCACGGCACCGGAGCGCCCGGTGCGCAGGTCGCGGTTACTTCTTCGGATCCAAGGGTTGCGGGTTCAAGTCCCGCCGTCGCATGGGGCGACGTAGCTCAACCGGAAGAGCATTGGCACAAGTCCGCAGCCGATTTCTGATCTCGGGCGCTGCACCAACGGGGGAATCTCATGAGCAAGTTCAATTTCCGTGTCCGCAAGGCGGCTGCCGCCCTCACCTACGAGGGCGGCGCGGCCTTCACCCGCGACACCAAGCACGACCTCGTGCTCCTCGCCGTCGTCAACATGGTCGGCGAGGACACCTTCTACGAGAAGGCCGGCGACCGCGACGACCGCTTCCGCACCCTCGTGCGCGCCGTCGCCGTCGAGGACGCCGACTGGACCGTCCGCTTCGTCGGCTGGCTGCGCGGCGAGGCCAACATGCGCTCCGCCTCGCTGGTCGCCGCTGCCGAGGCGGTCCGGGCCCGCCTGGACGCCGGTCTGCACGGCGACAACCGCCGCCTGGTCGACGCCGCGTGCCTGCGCGCCGACGAGCCCGGCGAGTTCCTCGCGTACTGGACCGCGTCCTACGGCCGCGCCGTCCCCAAGCCCGTCAAGCGCGGGCTCGCGGACGCCGTGCGCCGGCTGTACAACGAGCGGTCGCTGCTGAAGTACGACACCGACACCCGTGGCTACCGCTTCGCGGACGTCCTGGAGCTCGTCCACGCGGCGCCCGACCCGGCCAAGGCGGCATGGCAGGGGCCCCTGTTCAAGCACGCCATCGACCGCCGTCACAACCGGGACGAGGCCGTCCCGGACGCGCTGCGCATGCTGCGCGCCCGGGCCGAGCTGATGGCCCTGCCGGTGGCGGAGCGCCGGGCGGTCCTGGACCGGCCGGACGGCCCGGAGACGCTCGCGCGTGCCGGGATGACCTGGGAGGCCCTCGCGGGCTGGCTCCAGGGGCCGATGGACGCGGGCGCGTGGAGCGCCGTGCTGCCCTCCATGGGCCTCATGGCCGTCATCCGCAACCTGCGCAACCTGGACGAGGCCGCCGTGCCCGACGAGATCGCCGGGCAGCTCGCGGCGCGCCTCGCCGACCCGGAGCAGGTCGCGCGGTCCCGCCAGTTCCCGTACCGCTTCCTGTCCGCCTACCGCGCCGCGCCCTCGCTGCGCTGGGGCCACGCCCTGGACAAGGCGCTCACGGCGGCCACGGCCAACGTGCCGCGCCTGCCGGGCCGCACCCTGGTCCTCGTCGACACCTCCGCCTCCATGGGGAGCCCCGTCTCGGCCCGCTCCCAGGTCCGGCACGTGGACATCGGAGCCCTCTTCGGAGCCGTCCTCGCCCACCGCGGCTCGGACGTCGACCTGGTCGGCTTCGCCGACGGCCACTTCCGGCACAAGCTCAAGCCGGGCGGCTCGCCGCTGCGCGACATCGAGGCCTTCTGCGCGCGCATCGGCGAGGTCGGCCACGGTACGCAGACGGTCGACGCCCTCCGGGCCACCTACCGGGACCACGATCGGGTCGTGATCATCTCGGACATGCAGGCCTTCGCCCCCTGGGGCGGCGGCTCGGTGTCCACGGCGGTCCCGGCACAGGTGCCGGTGTTCGGCGTCAACACGACCGGCTACGCACCGGCCGTCCTCGACGCCGGCCAGCCGAACCGCTACGAGATCGGCGGCTTCAGCGACAAGCTGTTCACCATGGTCGGCCTGCTCAGCGGCAACGACCCGGCGGCCTGGCCCTGGGAAGCGGGCCGCGAGAGCGCGGCCTGATCATCCCCCCGGAGCGGCTTCGGCCGCTCCGGGGGCTTCCGTCATACCCCGGTGCCGGAGGAGGAGCCCGTTTCCTTGACCCCCTTGGTGATGGTGTCCATCACGGACAGCGTCGGGGCCTTGGAGCTGACGTCGAAGCCGAAGCGCAGCACGACCAGCTTGGAGCTGTCGGCGGGCGAGGGGAAGACGACCGACTGGACGTAGCCGTCGTCGCCCTTGGCCGTCACGACCTTCCAGCGGACCAGGTAGCCCTTCTGCCCGGCGACGGTGACCGCCTCCGACTTGAGCTGGGTGTGGGAGGTGATCGCGCCGTAGGCCTTCGTGCCGTACGCCTCGGTGGCCGCCTTGGAGATGTCCTCCTTGGCGGCGGCCTCGGCGGTCGTGGCCTTGAGCCCGGCGGTCTTGGCCGGAAGGGCGTTGAGCCCGCCCCGGGCGCAGGACAGGGTGGCGTCGGCGGGGCAGGCGTACTCCCCGACCACCATCACCGCCTTGCCGGACGTGTCGTAGCCCCCGCTCCAGCCGTCCGGCAGCGGGATGCTGACGCCGTCCAGCACATCCGGCAGGAAGCCCGCCTCCGCGCTCGGCACGGCCGACGGGGCCGTCGACGGCGCGCCGCTCTGCCCGCCGCCGGGGCCGCCCGGGCCGCCCTGGCCCTGGTCGCCGGGGCCGCCGCTCTGGCCGCCGCCGAAGGGGGCGCTGGCGGAGGGGTTCGGCTGGGTGGCCGAAGTGTCGTTACTGCTGCCGTTGGAGGTGAGGGCGACGACACCGCCGACGACCGCCCCGACCACGACGACCGCGGCCACCACGGCGATGGCTATCCGGCCGCGGCTGCGCACCGCCGGGGCACCCCCGGCCACCACGTCACCCGGCTGATAGGGCGGATAGCCCGGCAGGGGAGCGGTGGCCGAGGCCGGGTCCTGGGCGCTGCGGGTGTACTCGGTCCACTCGGTCCCGTCCCACCAGCGTTCGAGGGCAGGGGCGTCGTTACCTGTGTGCCCGGGCTCGGGGTACCAGCCGGGCGGGGTCGTCATCGTCACGGGCCAAATTTAAGTCCCTCCGGCTAAGAATCCCGTGAGATGACGGCCTGTCCCGATTACAAGGGGGTCACGTAAGCGCTCGCGATCCCGCCGTCCACCAGGAATTCCGACCCGGTGATGAAGGAGGAGTCGTCGCTGGCGAGGAAGGCGACGGCCGCCGCGATCTCCGGCGCCTCGGCGAACCGGCCCAGCGGAATGTGCACCAGCCGGCGCGCGGCCCGCTCCGGGTCCTTGGCGAACAGCTCCTGGAGCAGGGGCGTGTTGACCGGCCCCGGGCACAGCGCGTTGACCCGGATGCCCTCGCGGGCGAACTGCACGCCCAGCTCGCGGGACATCGCCAGGACGCCGCCCTTGGAGGCGGTGTACGAGATCTGCGAGGTGGCCGAGGCCATGACGGCGACAAAGCTCGCGGTGTTGATGATCGAGCCCCGGCCCTGGCGCTGCATGTACGGCAGGACGGCCTTGCAGCACAGGTAGACCGAGGTCAGGTTGACGTCCTGGACGCGCTTCCAGGCCTCGATGCCGGTGGTGAGGATCGAGTCGTCGTCGGGCGGTGAGATGCCCGCGTTGTTGAAGGCGATGTCGACGGATCCGTAGGTGTCGTACGCCGCCTTGAACAGCGCGTCCACCTGCTCGGCGTCGGTGACGTCCACCTTGACGAAGATGCCGCCGACCTCGGTGGCGGCCGCCTTGCCGGAGGTGTCGTCGATGTCGGCGCAGACGACGTGCGCGCCCTCGGAGGCCAGCCGGCGGGCGGTGGCGAGCCCGATGCCGCTGCCGGCGCCGGTGATCACCGCGGTGCGGCCCACGAGACGGCGGCAAACCGGTGCTTGCTCTGCTTGGGTCACTGGATCAGTCCTCCGTACTGATGAATACGTTCTTGGTCTCGGTGAAGGCGGTCAGCGCGTCCGGGCCCAGCTCGCGGCCGAGCCCGGACTGCTTGAAGCCACCGAAGGGGGTCCAGTAGCGCACCGAGCTGTGGGAGTTCACCGACAGGTTGCCGGCCCGGGTGCCGCGGGCCAGGCGCAGGGCGCGGCCGATGTCGCGGGTCCAGATGGAGCCGGACAGGCCGTACGCGGTGGCGTTGGCCAGCCGCAGGGCGTCCGCCTCGTCGTCGAAGGGGAGCACGACCGCCACCGGCCCGAAGATCTCCTCGACGGCGACCCGGGCGGCCGGGTCCCGCGGGGTCAGGACGGTCGGCGGGAACCAGAAGCCCTTGCCCTGCGGGGCCCGGCCGCGAATGGCGACGTCCCCGGAGGTCCCCACGTACGCCGCGACGCGGTCGCGCTGAGCGGCGGAGATCAGCGGACCCATGCCGGTGGCCGGGTCGGCCGGATCGCCGACGGTGACGGCCTGGACGGCGGGCTCCAGCAGCTCCAGGAAGCGGTCGTGGACGGACCGCTGGACGAGGATGCGGGTGCGGGCGCAGCAGTCCTGCCCGGCGTTGTCCAGGAAGGAGCCGGGGGCGGTGGCGGCGGCCTTGTCCAGGTCGGCGTCGGCGAAGACGATGTTCGGGGACTTGCCGCCGAGTTCGAGGGTGACGCGCTTCAGGCTGTCCGCGCACTTGGCCATGATCTGCTTGCCGACGGCCGTCGAGCCGGTGAAGACGATCTTCGCCACGCCGGGGTGCTCCACCAGCGCCGCGCCCGCCACCGGCCCGGCGCCCGGCAGCACCTGGAAGAGGTGCTCGGGCAGCCCGGCCTCCAGCGCCAGCTCCGCGAGCCGCAGGGCGGTGAGCGGGGTGGTCTCGGCGGGCTTGAGGACCACCGCGTTGCCCGCGGCCAGCGCCGGGGCGAAGCCCCAGGCCGCAATGGGCATCGGGAAGTTCCAGGGCGCGATCACCCCGACCACCCCGAGCGGTTCGAGGAAGGTGATGTCGATGCCGCCCGCGACCGGGATCTGCCGGCCGTTGAGGCGCTCGACGCCCCCGGCCGCGTAGTCCAGCAGGTCCCGGACATTGCCGGCCTCCCAGCGGGCGTCGCCGGCCGTGTGGCCCGCCTCGCGCACCTCCAGGGCGGCCAGTTCGTCGGTGTGGGCGTCCACCACGGCCGCGAAGCGGCGCAGCAGCCGCGCCCGGTCGGCGGGGGCCAGCGCCGCCCAGCCCTCCTGCGCGCGGGCGGCGCGGGTCACGGCGGCGTCCACGTCCCGCGGCCCGGCGGCGGGGACGGTGGCGATCACCTCTTCGGTGGCCGGGTTGAGCACTTCGAGCACGGGGGACCTCATCACATGCGTTCGAAGGAGCGGTAGCGCTCCCAGTCGGTCACTGCGGTGTCGTACGCGTCCTGCTCGACGCGGGCCATGTTCAGGTAGTGCCCCACGACCTCCTCGCCGAAGGCCGCCGCCGCGATCGGGCTGGCCTCCCACAGCTGGGCCGCCTCGCGCAGCGTCGTCGGCACGTGCTGGACGGCCTCGGCGGTGTACGCGTTGCCAGTGACCGGCTCGGGCAGGGCGAGCTTGTGCTCGATCCCGTACAGCCCGGCCGCGATCATGCCCGCGACGGCGAGGTACGGGTTGACGTCGCCGCCGGGCACGCGGTTCTCCAGGCGCAGCGCGGCCGGGCTGTGGCCCACGACGCGCAGGGCGCAGGTGCGGTTGTCCGGGCCCCAGGCGACGGCGGTCGGGGCGAAGGAGCCGGGGCGGAAGCGCTTGTAGGAGTTGATGTTGGGCGCGTAGAGGAGGGAGAAGTCGCGCAGCGCGGCGAGCTGCCCGGCGAGGAAGTGCCGCATGGTCTCCGACATGTGGCCCTCGTCGTCCGCGAAGACCGCGCCGCCGTCCTCCTCGCGCAGCGAGAGGTGGATGTGACAGGAATTCCCCTCGCGCATGTCGTACTTCGCCATGAAGGTCAGCGCGAAGCCCTCCTGCGCAGCGATGGTTTTCGCGCCCGTCTTGTAGACGCTGTGCTGATCGCAGGTGGTCAGCGCCTCGTCGTAGCGAAAGGCGATCTCGTGCTGCCCGAGATTGCACTCACCCTTAGCGGACTCCACGCGCATGCCGGCCGCGCCCATCTCGTTACGGATCCTGCGCAGGAGCGGTTCCACCCGGCCGGTGCCGAGCAGGGAGTAGTCCACGTTGTACTGGTTCGCGGGGGTCAGGTCCCGGTAGCCGCCGGACCAGGCCTGCTCGTAGGTGTCCTTGAAGACGATGAATTCCAGCTCCGTGCCGACGTACGCCGCCCAGCCGCGCTCGGCCAGCCGGTCCAGCTGGCGGCGCAGGATCTGGCGGGGCGAGGCGACGACGGGCGCGGCGGCCTCGTCCAGCCAGTGCAGGTCGGCCACGACGAGGGCGGTGCCGGCGTCCCAGGGGGTGCGGCGCAGGGTGGCGAGGTCGGGGAGCATCGCGAAGTCGCCGTAGCCCTGCTCCCAGGAGGACATCGCGTAGCCGTCGACGGTGTTCATGTCGGCGTCCACGGCGAGGAGGTAGTTGCAGCCCTCGGTGCCGTGCTCCAGGACGTCGTCGAGGAAGTGGCGGGCGGCGAATCTCTTGCCCTGGAGACGGCCCTGCATGTCGGTGAAGGCGACGACGACCGTGTCGATCTCGCCGGTGTCGACGAGTCGCCGCAGTTCATCGGTGCTCAGCGGGGCTTTGCGGTGCACCACGGGGGACCACCTCTCCTACCGGCCGTCAAGGTGATCCAAAACTACGGGCTGGCCATCGGGTTGGATACGGTGCGAACAGAAATCCGCGCTCCGCGCGCGTCGCGTCGCAGGGAGGCCGTTCCTTGTCCCGTCCGCTCATCGGTATCAGCACCTACATGGAACCCTCAGTCCGCTGGGGCGGCTGGGATTTTCCCGCCGCCGTCCTGCCGTCCGGGTACCCCCGCCTCGTCCAGCGCTCCGGCGGCCTCGCCGCCCTCCTCCCCCCGGACGACCCCGCCCACGCCGCCGGGGCCGTGGCCCGCCTCGACGCCCTCGTCATCTCCGGCGGCCCCGACGTCGACCCGGTCCACTACGGCGACCCCCGCGACCCCCGCACCGGCCCCCCGGCGGCCGAACGCGACGCCTGGGAGCTCGCCCTCATCGACGCCGCCCTCTCCCGTGGCCTCCCCCTCCTCGGCATCTGCCGCGGCATGCAGCTCCTCAACGTCGCCCTCGGCGGCACCCTCATCCAGCACCTCGACGGCCACCGCGGCGCCGTCGGCGTCTTCGGCGAGCACGTGGTCAAACCCGTGCCCGGCACCCGTTACGCCGCGCTCGTGCCCGAAGCCATGCCCGTACCGACCTTCCACCACCAGGCCCTTGACCGGCTCGGCCGCGATCTGGTCGCCGGCGCCCACGCCGAGGACGGCACCGTGGAGGCCGTCGAGCTGGCCGGGGAGCCCTGGGTGGTCGGCGTGCAGTGGCACCCGGAGATGGCCGAGGACGAACGGGTGATGCGGGGGCTGCTCGCGGCCGTCACAACTGAAGCTTGAAGCCCACGTGTGAGCCGGTGAAGCCCAGCTTCTCGTAGAAGCGGTGTGCGTCGGTGCGGGCGTTGTCGGAGGTCAGCTGGACCAGTGAGCAGCCGAGGCGGCGGGACTCCTCGATGGCCCACTCCATGAGCCGGGTGCCCAGGCCTGTGCCGCGCGCGTCGCGGTGGACGCGGACGGCTTCGACGATCGACCGCGTCGCCCCGCGCCGGGACAGGCCCGGGATGACGGACAGTTGCAGCACCCCGACCGGCTGTCCGTTCCGTTCCGCGACCGTGAGGTGCTGGTTCGGGTCGGCGGCCACCCGCTCGTACGCGGCGTAGTAGGGCGCCAGATCGTCCGGGGTTTCCCGGCCCCGGCCCAGGCCGTCGTCGGCGAACATCGCGACGATCGCGGGAATGTCGTCGCTGGTGGCGGGACGGAAGAGAAGATCACTCATACGGGTCAGCCTAGGACCGGCCCGGCGGGGTCGGGCCCGGCGGGGGCGGGGCGGGCCTGTAGCGTGCCTGGGCGTGAGCACAATGGGGTTGCCGGAGCTGACCGGTGGTCGTTTCCTCGGGTACTGGGACGTGGACCCGGTGGCGATGGCCCTTGTCCTGCTGCTCGGCGGGGCGTACGCCTGGGGCGTCGTAAGGGTGCGCGGTCGCGGGGAGCGCTGGCCGGTGGCGCGGACGGTGGCGTTCTCGGTGCTGGGCCTGGGCACGATCGTGTTCGCGACGATGTCGGCGCTGGCCGTCTACGACCGGGTGCTGTTCTGGCCGGCGGCGGTCCAGAACATCCTCCTCGACCTGATCGCGCCCATCGGGCTCGCGCTGGGCGATCCGCTGTCGCTGGCGTACCGCGCCCTGCCACCCCGGCTCGCCGGGCGCCTGCGCGGGGCGGTGAGCGGCCGGACCGTACGCCTGCTGACCTTTCCGCTGGTCAGTTCCGTGCTGGTGGTCGCCACCGAACTGAGCGTCTACTTCACCCCCTACTTCGAAACGGCGCTGCGTGTGCGCGCGGTCCACGAGGTGATGTACCTCCACCTCCTCCTCGTCGGGTGCCTGTTCGTCCTGCCCATGCTGACCCGCGAGGAGCTGCTGCCGGCGTGGTGCACGCACCCGGTGCGGGCGGCCCTGGTCTTCCTCGACGGCGTCTTCGACGCCATTCCCGGCGTCGTCGTCATGACCAGCGGCACCCTCGTCGCCGGGCACTGGTACGCGGCACACGCCCGTGGCTGGGGCCCGGGCGTGGACCTGGACCAGCAGATCGGCGGGGGCGCGATGGTCGCCATCGCCGAGCTGGTCGGCCTGGTCTTCCTCATCGCGGTGTTCGCGGAGTGGGTCCGCGCGGAGAGGTCCCGGACGGCCGAGCTGGACCGGCGGCTGGACGCCGAGCAGGCCTCACCGGCGGCGTCGGCGACGGCATCGGCATCCGAGCCGGACCGGGTGCGTCCCTGGTGGGAGACGGACCCGGGCCAGGTCGGACAGCGCTTCCGCTCCTCCGGCCGGTGAGGACCGGCTAGAGGAACGTCTTGCCCTCGCCCCGGTACGTCGGCACGACCCCCGTCACCCGGTCGCCCTCCACCAGCTGGAGCGAGTCGAACCGCTCACACAGCTCACCCGCCTTGGCATGCCGGAACCAGACCTTGTCGCCGATCAGCAGGTCGTCCGCGACCGCGCCGATCAGCGGCGTCTGCACCTCGCCGGGCCCCTCCTGGGGGTCGTAGCGCAGCCCCTCGGGCAGGTACGGGACCGGGAGCCGGTCGGGGCCGGCCGCGCCGGAGGCGGGGTAGCCGCCGCCGAGGACGGTGACGATGCCGACGCCGGGGCGGCGGACGACGGGGTGGGCGAACAGCGCGGCGGGGCGGCCGCGGAAGGACGTGTAGTTGTCGAAGAGCCGGGGCACGTAGAGCCCGGAGCCCGCGGCGATCTCGGTGACGGAGTCCTCGGCGGCCGTGGTCTGGACGCTGCCCGTGCCGCCGCCGTTGACGTACTCCAGGTCGGGGGCGACCGCGCGCACCGCCCGTACGACCTCGGCGCGGCGCACCGCCAGTTCCTTCCTCGCCGTGGCCTGCATCAGCCGGATGGCCCCGGACCGCAGCGGGCGGCCCGCCACCGAGTCGCCGACCCCGGCGATGTGGCCCTCGTAGGCCATGATGCCGACCAGCCGGAAGCCGGGCCGGCGGGCCACCTCGCGGGCCACCTCGGCGAGTTGGGCGGGCTCGCGCAGCGGGGAGCGCAGGGCGCCGATGCGAACCCGCCCGCGCAGCATGCGCAGCGAGGTGTCCAGCTCAAGGCATACGCGGACGATCTCCGAGCCGCCGCCGCGCGAGGCGTCGATCAGGTCGAGCTGGGCCACGTCGTCGATCATCACGGTGACCGCGCCCGCGAGCTTGGGGTCCGCGGCCAGTTCGGCGAAGGCGGAACGGTCCGCCGAGGGGTAGGCCAGCAGGATGTCGTCGAAGCCGGCCCTGGCCAGCCACAGCGACTCCTCCAGGGTGAAGGACATGATCCCGGCGAAGCCCTTGCGGCCCAGCACCCGCTCCAGCAGCGCCCGGCAGCGTACGGACTTGGACGCGACACGGATCGGCTTGCCGCCCGCCCGCCGGACGAGGTCCGCGGCGTTGGCGTCGAAGGCTTCGAGGTCGACGATGGCCACAGGCGCGTCGAGGTGTGCGGTGGCCCGGTCGTACCGGGCGCGGTCGGCTGCGCGATCTGACATGGGCGCAGCTTGCCAGAATGCCCCTACTCGGCGGTAGGGGCAACGGATCCCGGGCAGCTGAGAATTCCGGGCGCCCAACCCGTAGAGTGACGCAAACGCTGTAACCACGCACAACTGCGCTTGGCTACGCATGGCTACGCATCTGACGAGGGGGCGCCGGGTGAGCACCGGAGTCGACCGTGGGGGAGCCGGGCCACGCCCAGCACCGTCACACCCGGGCTTTCCGCCACCGCGCCCGCGCACCGGGCCGATACCCCCGCCTCCGCCCTCACCTCCGGGGTATCCGCCGTATTCGCCCTACGAGCACTACGAGCCGTACGAGCCGTACCCGTCGAACCCGCCCAATCCCTACGCCTCGTACGCCGACCGGCAGCCCCACCCACAGCCCTCGCCGGAACCGCCGCCGCCCTACGCCCCCGCCCCGCACGCCGCCCCGCGCCGGCACCGCCCCGTGCTGGCCGCCGTGTGCATGGTGCTGGGCCTCGGCCTGCTCGGCGGCGCGGCCGTGGGCGCCCTGATCAACCACGACCCGCTGGTCCCGGCGCCGACCGCCGCCGAGGCGTCGGCCAGCGCCTACGGCGCCACCCGCGACCTGTGGCACAGCACCCCGGTCAACACGCTCTTCCCGCCCACCGTCAAGGGCCGCGCGGCCGGGCCCGGCGGCTCCGACCGCACCTGGACCCGGATCGGGATCGCCCCGGCGAGCGGCTGCGCGGACGCCTTCGACCCGCTGCTCGCCAAGCTGCTGGCCCCGATCGGCTGCGTACGCCTCCTGCGCGCGACGTACGCCGACTCGACATCCACCGATGTCACGACCGTCGGCATCCTGGTCACCAAGTCCGACGCCGCCACGATGCGGGCCCTGCACGACCGCTGGAACGACGAACACCTCGGCGCCCGCACCGACCTGATGCCGCGTCCGGTTGCCTTCGCGGGCACCGCCGCGTCCGGCTTCGGCGACAAGCAGCGCGCGAGCTGGACGGTCGCGGTCTCCGCCGACCTCCCGGTCGTCGTCTACGCGGTCACCGGCTTCGCCGACGCCCGCGAGATCACCGACCCCGAGCCCGTCGACGCCGCCACCGCCGACGGCGCGACCACCGCCGCCGCCGAGGCCGGCCTCGGCGACACCGCGCAGGCGCTGTCCGACGAGGTGTACGCCGATGTGCGCGAGGCCGCCCGTAAGCTCACCGACCCCTCGACGGAGCCGCCGCAGTGAGCAGGGTACGAGCCGGCCGTCTGCAAGGTACGGTGCTCAGCCTGGCCGCGGCCGCGCTGGCGCTGGCCGTCCTGCCCGCCGCTCCCGCGCGGGCGGACGCCGTACGGGACGCAGACTGGGCGCTGAGCGCCCTGCACGCCCAGCAGGCCTGGCAGACCAGCAAGGGCAAGGGCATCACGGTCGCCGTCCTGGACACCGGGGTCGACGGCACCCACCCCGACCTCACCGGGCAGGTGCTGACCGGCAAGGACATGGTCGGCTTCGGCGCCCAGCGCGGCGACAGCTCCTGGGCCAAGCACGGCACCGGCATGGCCGGGATCATCGCCGGGCACGGCCACGGCTACGGTGACGCCGACGGGGTCATGGGCATCGCGCCGGAGGCGAGGATCCTCCCCGTACGCGTGATCCTGGAGGACAAGGACCCGCAGCGGAAGAAGGCCCGCACCACCCGTGGCGGAGCGCTGGCCGAGGGCATCCGCTGGGCCGCCGACAACGGCGCCGACGTCATCAACCTCTCGCTCGGCGACGACAGCAAGACCGCCCACCCCGAGCCCCAGGAGGACCAGGCGATCCAGTACGCCCTGGCCAAGGGCGTCGTCGTGGTCGCCTCGGCCGGCAACGGCGGCAAGGAGGGCAACCGGGCCTCCTACCCGGCCGCCTACCCCGGCGTGATCGCGGTCGCCGCCGTGGACCGCTACGGCAACCGCGCCGACTTCTCCACCAGCCGCTGGTACGCCGCCGTCTCCGCGCCCGGGGTCGATGTCGTCATCGCCGACCCCGACCGGCACTACTACGAGGGCTGGGGCACCAGCACCGCCTCCGCGTACGTCTCCGGGACCGCCGCCCTGATCCGCTCGGCGTATCCCAGGCTCGGTCCGGCCCAGATCAAGGAGCTGCTGGAGGACACCACCCGCGACAACCCCTCCGGCGGCCGCGACGACTCGGTCGGCACCGGCCTGATCGACCCGGCCGCCGCCCTCACGGCGGCCGCCAGGCTCAAGCCCGAGGGGCCCGTGCCCACCCCGTCGGCGTACGCGCAGCGGTACTTCGGCGATGGGCCGAGCGTCGCGCGGCTCTCCTCGGGGCAGGAGACCAGCGGCGGGCTCGGCGACGGGATCGCGATCGGCTTCGCGGTCGCGGGCTGCGTACTGACCGCCATGGCGGTCGGACTGCGGAACCGCAGGCGCCGGCCGGTCAGAAG is part of the Streptomyces sp. NBC_01262 genome and harbors:
- the mycP gene encoding type VII secretion-associated serine protease mycosin, which translates into the protein MSRVRAGRLQGTVLSLAAAALALAVLPAAPARADAVRDADWALSALHAQQAWQTSKGKGITVAVLDTGVDGTHPDLTGQVLTGKDMVGFGAQRGDSSWAKHGTGMAGIIAGHGHGYGDADGVMGIAPEARILPVRVILEDKDPQRKKARTTRGGALAEGIRWAADNGADVINLSLGDDSKTAHPEPQEDQAIQYALAKGVVVVASAGNGGKEGNRASYPAAYPGVIAVAAVDRYGNRADFSTSRWYAAVSAPGVDVVIADPDRHYYEGWGTSTASAYVSGTAALIRSAYPRLGPAQIKELLEDTTRDNPSGGRDDSVGTGLIDPAAALTAAARLKPEGPVPTPSAYAQRYFGDGPSVARLSSGQETSGGLGDGIAIGFAVAGCVLTAMAVGLRNRRRRPVRSRTPPQPY
- a CDS encoding amino acid deaminase/aldolase, whose amino-acid sequence is MSDRAADRARYDRATAHLDAPVAIVDLEAFDANAADLVRRAGGKPIRVASKSVRCRALLERVLGRKGFAGIMSFTLEESLWLARAGFDDILLAYPSADRSAFAELAADPKLAGAVTVMIDDVAQLDLIDASRGGGSEIVRVCLELDTSLRMLRGRVRIGALRSPLREPAQLAEVAREVARRPGFRLVGIMAYEGHIAGVGDSVAGRPLRSGAIRLMQATARKELAVRRAEVVRAVRAVAPDLEYVNGGGTGSVQTTAAEDSVTEIAAGSGLYVPRLFDNYTSFRGRPAALFAHPVVRRPGVGIVTVLGGGYPASGAAGPDRLPVPYLPEGLRYDPQEGPGEVQTPLIGAVADDLLIGDKVWFRHAKAGELCERFDSLQLVEGDRVTGVVPTYRGEGKTFL